In Streptomyces sp. TS71-3, the following proteins share a genomic window:
- a CDS encoding GPP34 family phosphoprotein — MPSSPPPPSLPARLYLLAWDTERGRSTGRGHLHHLVRAGALTELVQRGLLADDDGVVTPVDPDARTGDLALDGLLELITESRPRRWKSWVNLRARVTLQAVREQLTADGRLRPRRQRILGLFPATGTEPAVPAEIEALRKHVLAVLTGPVPVAQVTEEDAALVALAAAGELRTALPGKERRRHKERLEELTDRSGAAVPALKKVISEVRAAVIVAATTAGG, encoded by the coding sequence GTGCCCTCCTCGCCTCCGCCGCCCTCCCTCCCCGCCCGGCTCTACCTGCTCGCGTGGGACACCGAGCGCGGACGGTCCACGGGCCGCGGCCACCTCCACCACCTGGTGCGTGCGGGCGCCCTCACCGAGCTGGTCCAGCGGGGTCTGCTCGCCGACGACGACGGAGTCGTCACCCCCGTGGACCCCGACGCCCGCACCGGCGACCTGGCCCTGGACGGCCTGCTGGAGCTGATCACGGAATCCCGGCCGCGCCGCTGGAAGTCCTGGGTGAACCTGCGCGCCAGGGTCACCCTGCAGGCGGTCCGCGAGCAACTGACGGCGGACGGCCGGCTGCGGCCCCGCAGGCAGCGGATACTCGGCCTCTTCCCCGCAACCGGCACGGAACCCGCCGTCCCGGCGGAGATCGAGGCCCTGCGCAAGCACGTGCTGGCCGTCCTGACGGGGCCCGTGCCGGTGGCCCAGGTGACCGAGGAGGACGCCGCCCTGGTGGCGCTCGCCGCAGCCGGAGAGCTGCGCACGGCGCTGCCCGGCAAGGAGCGCCGGCGGCACAAGGAGCGGCTGGAGGAACTGACCGATCGCAGCGGCGCGGCCGTCCCCGCGCTGAAGAAAGTGATCAGCGAGGTCAGGGCGGCGGTGATCGTCGCCGCCACGACGGCCGGCGGCTGA
- a CDS encoding SsgA family sporulation/cell division regulator: MSTVIEQAVEARLVAAAPRMPTVSATLHYDRSDPFAVRMTFPAAATLEGVEVCWTFARELLDDGMEDASGEGDVHIRPYGYDRTVLEFHAPEGTALVHVRSHELRRFLRRTHTLVPAGEEGQHLDLDQDLDQLMRDTC, from the coding sequence ATGTCCACCGTCATCGAGCAAGCCGTAGAGGCCCGCCTGGTCGCCGCCGCGCCACGCATGCCCACCGTCTCCGCCACGCTGCACTACGACCGGAGCGACCCCTTCGCCGTCCGCATGACCTTCCCCGCAGCGGCGACGCTGGAGGGCGTCGAGGTGTGCTGGACCTTCGCACGCGAACTGCTCGACGACGGCATGGAGGACGCCTCCGGCGAGGGCGACGTGCACATCCGCCCCTACGGCTACGACCGCACGGTCCTGGAGTTCCACGCTCCCGAGGGCACCGCGCTCGTCCACGTCCGCAGCCACGAGCTGCGCCGCTTCCTCAGGCGCACCCACACGCTGGTCCCGGCGGGCGAGGAGGGACAGCACCTGGACCTGGACCAGGACCTGGACCAGCTGATGCGGGACACCTGCTGA